In Leptospira wolffii serovar Khorat str. Khorat-H2, the sequence ATTGAATTTGCAGAATGTATTGTTCAATCCAATCTATTATAAGTTAAGACTGAGCTGCAAAAGATTTACTTAGGTTAAATTTAAACAACGTCGCATAACTATCGGTGCTTCCGCATCGCTGCGGGATCGCTTCGCGCCCCTTGCTTGGGCTGCGCCACATTTCGCTTTGTCACTCGCCTTGCTGGGCAAGTCTCGTGCCAAGTCCTTCGGACTCGCGAAACGTCGGAACACCTTGGTCGTTAAGCGCCATTACTTCAATTAAGCTGTAATAAAAATGGATATTTTTAAAAGCTATTCCAGTGAATTCATCGCAAAATTTGAAAGAATTTCCTCTCTAATTAATCATACTCAATCTATCGGAAATTATCGTGAAGAACTTTTAAGAAGCTTTCTTTCTAATTTACTCGGTAATCGTTTTTCAATAAAAACTGGTTTCATTCACGATCGAGCCGGTGCTTTATCTTCTCGTCAAATCGATATTTTGATTATCGATGAGAACGATCCAGCAGGATATTTATTTAAAGAAGATAGTTTTGCAATCGTTAATCCGAGAGCTGTAGTATGTGCAATCGAAGTTAAAAGTAATTTTAACATCTCATCTTTCAGAGATATTGCTGATCACGCTTTTAGTTTTCGTAAAATAATGAAAAGTTCAGGGCAATTCTTTGCATTCTGCTTTAAAAATGAATCACCGGAACTTCGATCGTTAGGCTCTTGGTTTTCCGAAATTAGCCATATTCCTAATGAAATTGAGAATTATGCTAATTCAGTATATCTATTTGATAAAGGGAAATTGCAAATAGTTACTCCTACCTCCGCAGAACCGTTCGGATCATACTTTATGGAACCTAAATCTAATCCTAAAGATATCAATACTATGGTACTAGCAGAGTTTCTTTCTACAATTGTAAAGCATTGCGAAATTAGAGCCGGCATAGTTGGCAATCCTTACCGAGATTATATGCCTGATTCTATATTTACTATATATGATAATTGCTACCGTTATGGAATTGGAGCAACTCAGGGAAAAATAAAAAAAGCGTAACGGCGCTTAACTTACGCCTCTGCCGCAGCGCTTCGAGATGCTTCGCACTCTCGCTTGGCCTTCGGCACATTCCGCTTTGTCACTCGCCTTGCAGGGCAAATCTCGTGCCAAGTGCTTGCGCACGCGCGGAACGTCGGCAAGGCTTGGTCGTTAGACGTCATGACCTATCAATATTTACTAAAAGGAAAATTATGAAAAGACCTAGATCAATTACAATATTAGCTTGGATAGTCAGTATATCTACTGCTTTTACCCTGTTTTCATATTTCAGACTTTGGGGTACCCCGCAATTTGCAGCATTGTTGGAAAATATAAATTATCTAACTTATTGGATGAAACTAATTTTATTTGCGATGAGTACAGCTATTCTAATACTTCTAAGTATTGGAACATTCTTAGGTATAAATTGGATAAGATATCTTTACACAGGTTGGTATGTATTCTCGTCGGTTCTTTGTCTTTTTACATATCAGTCAAAAGGTTCAATAATTTTTGGTATGATTACAGGTGCGATAATAATATACTTCCTGTTCCGTCCATTGTCGAATTCATTTTTTAAAAGAAGTTCTAAATCGGGAATAGAGAGTGAGTAGTTGAACAAGCAAGGATCACGTTTCTCATTAGGTCACAACGTCTAACTATCGGTGCTTCCGCTCCGCTCGTGGATCGCTACGCGACCACTCGCTCGGGCTACGCCACATTTCACTACTGTCACTCGTCTTGCAGAGCAAGTCTCGCGCCAGCGTGAAACGTCGGAACACCTTGGTCGTTATACGAAATCGCGCAAAAGGCCCACGATAAATGAAAAGCTCTTCGGATGAAATCAATAGAAAACTAAAAGTAGCGGCAGGAAAAAATGCAGTTAAGGTTTGTTTTATAGATAATAGTGATTGTACAAAAATTATTAAATCACACTCCATCCAAGAAAATCGCGTCCTAAATAAAATATCTATCAACGGTGAAGTTGTAACCGTAGGTTTAGAAATTAACCAAAAAAATGTGGGAATAGCTCCAATGAAAGTCGGAAAAAGTAAAGCAAGTACTTTCCCTGGCTTCTGTAAATTGCACGATCAAAATGTATTTGCTCCTATTGAGAATATGGATTATTCAGAAGGAAATATTCAACAAAACTTTTTATACACCTTAAGAGCCCTTGCAAAAGAACATTACTTAAAGCGACTTACAAAGTCATATTATGAGAATGAGATATCGGACCTAAAATCTAAGTTCTTCAAAAAATATAAACTACAGACGGCAATGGATCGACTAAGCCAATCAGAGTATTATGGATAC encodes:
- a CDS encoding DUF6602 domain-containing protein, with the protein product MDIFKSYSSEFIAKFERISSLINHTQSIGNYREELLRSFLSNLLGNRFSIKTGFIHDRAGALSSRQIDILIIDENDPAGYLFKEDSFAIVNPRAVVCAIEVKSNFNISSFRDIADHAFSFRKIMKSSGQFFAFCFKNESPELRSLGSWFSEISHIPNEIENYANSVYLFDKGKLQIVTPTSAEPFGSYFMEPKSNPKDINTMVLAEFLSTIVKHCEIRAGIVGNPYRDYMPDSIFTIYDNCYRYGIGATQGKIKKA